From the Francisella frigiditurris genome, one window contains:
- the prmB gene encoding 50S ribosomal protein L3 N(5)-glutamine methyltransferase produces the protein MFSDVKKQDIIKNLTTIRDYIRWTISEMTQQKVYFGHGSETAWDEAIHLVLSALNISTDIDSNMIGANLLTEEKEKIIKYVYQRAYLRKPLPYILKKAWFADMEFDIDERVIIPRSPVAELIRNSFTPWIADVDDVKEVLDLCTGSGCIGIACATVFENADVTLVDISDDALSVAKLNVRKHNLTDRVKTVKSDLFANLGNKKFDVIISNPPYVDKEDIDSMPREYHFEPKLALEAGEDGLDLAKKIILEADQHLTEEGILIVEVGNSQYALMEMCPDIPFTWLSFAEGGDGVFLLTYEELIKYKSLFINYFSK, from the coding sequence ATGTTTAGTGATGTAAAAAAACAAGATATTATAAAAAATCTAACTACTATAAGAGATTATATCCGTTGGACTATTTCTGAGATGACTCAACAAAAAGTTTATTTTGGACATGGATCTGAAACAGCATGGGATGAAGCAATACATTTAGTGTTATCTGCTTTAAACATTTCTACGGATATTGATAGTAATATGATAGGTGCAAATCTTCTTACTGAAGAAAAAGAGAAGATAATTAAATATGTTTATCAAAGAGCTTATTTGAGAAAGCCTTTACCATATATCTTAAAAAAGGCTTGGTTTGCTGATATGGAGTTTGATATAGATGAGAGAGTCATTATACCAAGATCTCCTGTGGCAGAGCTTATAAGAAATAGCTTTACTCCTTGGATTGCAGATGTTGACGATGTTAAAGAAGTGCTAGATCTTTGTACAGGGAGTGGCTGTATAGGGATTGCTTGTGCGACAGTGTTTGAAAACGCAGATGTTACATTAGTTGATATCTCTGATGATGCATTAAGCGTAGCTAAGCTTAATGTTAGAAAACATAATCTTACAGACAGAGTGAAAACTGTTAAGTCTGACTTATTTGCTAATCTTGGCAATAAAAAATTTGATGTAATAATCTCTAATCCTCCGTATGTGGATAAAGAAGATATAGATTCAATGCCTAGAGAATATCATTTTGAGCCTAAATTAGCATTAGAAGCTGGTGAAGATGGTCTAGATCTAGCAAAGAAAATTATTCTAGAAGCTGATCAGCACTTAACTGAAGAAGGAATATTAATCGTTGAAGTCGGAAATAGTCAGTATGCTTTAATGGAAATGTGCCCAGATATTCCATTCACATGGTTAAGTTTTGCCGAAGGTGGTGATGGAGTATTTTTATTAACTTATGAAGAGCTAATTAAGTATAAGAGTTTATTTATTAATTATTTTAGTAAGTAG
- a CDS encoding DedA family protein — MSHEFWDMIVHWGYLAVFVGVMIEGEIFLIVVGIATAVGLLHYPLVILASGLGAVLHDNTVFTISRIAGEKILLKRPSWNEKVNKSLSLLDKYDYWAILSIRFLYGLRTITIFVVGISKIKRLKFFAFDFLSSFVWSFIYITIGYFSGHAVLRAFSHFHLGKWIKEHEFISFVILLFISTIVFCIFKIVKRTKRNK, encoded by the coding sequence ATGAGCCACGAATTCTGGGATATGATTGTTCACTGGGGTTATTTAGCCGTTTTTGTTGGAGTTATGATTGAGGGTGAGATTTTCTTAATAGTCGTTGGGATAGCGACAGCTGTTGGCTTACTTCATTATCCTTTAGTAATTTTAGCATCTGGATTAGGTGCGGTGTTACATGATAATACAGTCTTTACTATTTCTAGAATAGCTGGAGAAAAAATATTACTTAAACGTCCATCATGGAATGAAAAAGTAAATAAATCTTTAAGCTTATTAGATAAATATGATTATTGGGCTATTTTAAGTATTAGGTTTTTATATGGGTTAAGGACTATCACTATTTTTGTGGTAGGGATAAGTAAGATTAAAAGATTAAAATTTTTTGCTTTTGATTTTCTAAGCAGTTTTGTGTGGTCTTTTATTTATATAACAATAGGATATTTTTCGGGCCATGCAGTTTTAAGAGCTTTTTCTCATTTTCATTTAGGAAAATGGATAAAAGAGCATGAATTTATTTCATTTGTTATTTTGCTATTTATATCCACCATTGTTTTTTGTATTTTTAAGATTGTGAAAAGGACAAAGAGAAATAAATGA
- the radA gene encoding DNA repair protein RadA — protein MAKQKIVFVCQSCGMDSPRWQGQCHNCGEWNTLVEEIQVKENKSNSISRKGFSGNTSKAVTLDKITNESKARILTHIKEFDRVLGGGIVRGSVSLVGGDPGIGKSSILLQVMAHLSQEKKVLYVSGEESLEQIALRARRLKLPSDNLLVMCETNVEIIANYLVAEKPEIVVIDSIQTIYNPELQSMVGGVSQVRESSAYITQVAKQNEIAVFLVGHVTKSGEVAGPRVLEHIVDAVIFLEAQDNGRYRLMRALKNRFGAVNEIGVFAMTDMGMKEVKNPSAIFLNNGRTNLIGSAIVSVWEGTRPLLVELQSLVVDKNINQPPRRLCVGIDTNRLAMILAIIQRYMHIDLYEKDVFINVVGGIKIAETSIDLALVLIIYSSIKEIEIPKDMMIMGEVGLSGEIRPIPYGIERINEARKHGFKKIIVPKANVTKALESEGIDLITITNLNQLKEILK, from the coding sequence ATGGCTAAACAAAAGATAGTCTTTGTATGTCAAAGCTGCGGTATGGACTCTCCTAGGTGGCAAGGTCAATGCCATAATTGTGGGGAATGGAATACTTTAGTTGAAGAAATTCAGGTAAAAGAGAATAAATCTAATAGTATTTCTCGAAAAGGATTTTCTGGAAATACCTCAAAAGCAGTAACTTTAGATAAAATCACAAATGAAAGTAAGGCTAGGATTCTTACTCATATTAAAGAGTTTGATAGAGTTCTAGGGGGAGGAATCGTTAGAGGTTCTGTATCTTTGGTAGGAGGTGATCCGGGAATTGGAAAATCATCTATATTGCTACAAGTAATGGCTCATCTATCTCAAGAAAAAAAAGTACTTTATGTAAGTGGTGAAGAGTCTTTAGAGCAAATAGCTTTAAGAGCTAGGAGGCTTAAACTTCCTTCAGACAATTTACTTGTTATGTGTGAAACTAATGTTGAAATAATAGCCAATTATTTAGTTGCAGAGAAGCCAGAGATTGTTGTTATAGATTCAATTCAGACTATATATAATCCAGAACTTCAGTCAATGGTTGGTGGAGTTTCACAGGTTAGAGAGTCTTCAGCTTATATTACTCAGGTAGCTAAGCAAAATGAAATTGCAGTTTTTTTAGTGGGACACGTTACAAAATCTGGAGAGGTTGCTGGACCTAGAGTACTAGAGCATATAGTAGATGCTGTTATATTTTTAGAAGCTCAAGATAATGGTCGATACCGTCTTATGAGAGCTTTAAAAAATAGATTTGGCGCCGTTAATGAGATAGGTGTCTTTGCAATGACAGATATGGGGATGAAAGAGGTTAAAAACCCATCAGCAATATTTCTTAATAATGGAAGGACTAATCTAATAGGAAGTGCTATAGTTTCAGTTTGGGAGGGAACTAGACCATTGCTTGTAGAGCTACAATCTTTAGTTGTTGATAAAAATATAAATCAGCCACCAAGAAGGTTATGTGTTGGCATAGATACAAATAGGTTAGCCATGATTTTAGCAATTATCCAAAGATATATGCATATTGATTTATATGAAAAAGACGTATTTATAAATGTAGTTGGTGGTATTAAAATAGCTGAAACTAGTATAGATTTAGCATTGGTTCTAATCATTTATTCAAGTATTAAAGAAATTGAGATTCCTAAAGATATGATGATTATGGGTGAAGTTGGACTTTCGGGAGAAATAAGACCTATTCCATATGGTATAGAGAGGATAAATGAAGCTAGGAAGCATGGATTTAAAAAAATAATTGTGCCTAAAGCAAATGTAACAAAAGCGTTAGAATCAGAAGGTATAGATTTAATTACTATAACTAATTTGA
- the aroC gene encoding chorismate synthase: MSGNTFGNLFRVTTCGESHGDSLAAIIDGCPPNIPLTEEDIQIELDRRKPGQSKYTTQRKEPDEVKIISGVFEGKTTGTPIGLVIKNQDQKSQDYGDIKDKFRPGHADYTYFKKYGIRDYRGGGRSSARETAMRVAAGAIAKKILKAHGIDIFGYCSQIGDVKAELKDRSFISQNPFFLADENAVPKCEELIHKIRKEGDSIGAEVTVVATGVEAGLGRPVFDRLDAIIAYAMLSINAVKAVSIGDGFDVVSQKGSQHRDEITKEDGFLSNHSGGTLGGISSGQDIIVKMAFKPTSSILQPGRTIDIHGENTTLITKGRHDPCVGIRGVPVAEAMLALVLMDEFLITKSYSNL, from the coding sequence ATGTCGGGTAATACCTTTGGAAACTTATTTAGAGTTACGACATGTGGAGAGAGTCATGGTGATTCTTTAGCAGCTATTATAGATGGTTGTCCTCCAAACATTCCTCTTACTGAAGAGGATATTCAAATAGAATTAGATCGTAGAAAGCCAGGACAATCAAAATATACAACTCAAAGAAAAGAGCCAGATGAAGTTAAAATAATATCGGGAGTTTTTGAAGGTAAAACTACTGGTACACCAATCGGTTTAGTAATAAAAAACCAAGATCAAAAATCTCAAGATTATGGTGATATAAAAGATAAATTTAGACCAGGACATGCAGATTATACATATTTTAAAAAATATGGAATAAGAGATTATCGTGGTGGTGGTAGATCATCAGCTAGAGAAACAGCTATGCGAGTTGCTGCAGGAGCTATTGCTAAAAAAATATTAAAAGCTCATGGTATAGATATTTTTGGATATTGCTCACAAATTGGTGATGTAAAGGCAGAACTTAAAGATAGAAGCTTTATATCTCAAAATCCTTTTTTCCTAGCAGATGAAAATGCTGTGCCTAAGTGTGAAGAGCTGATTCATAAAATTCGTAAAGAAGGTGATTCAATAGGTGCAGAAGTTACAGTAGTTGCAACTGGGGTTGAAGCTGGCTTGGGTCGTCCAGTTTTTGATAGATTAGATGCGATAATAGCTTATGCTATGTTATCGATAAATGCGGTTAAAGCAGTTTCTATCGGAGACGGTTTTGATGTTGTATCTCAGAAAGGCAGTCAGCATCGTGATGAAATTACAAAGGAAGACGGATTTTTATCAAATCATTCAGGAGGAACCCTTGGTGGTATATCTTCTGGTCAAGATATTATTGTTAAAATGGCCTTTAAACCAACTTCAAGTATATTACAGCCCGGTCGTACTATAGATATTCATGGAGAAAATACTACTTTAATAACTAAAGGTCGTCATGATCCTTGTGTGGGTATTAGAGGGGTGCCAGTTGCCGAAGCAATGTTAGCTTTAGTACTAATGGATGAGTTTTTAATAACTAAAAGTTACAGTAACCTTTAA
- the cysS gene encoding cysteine--tRNA ligase, with the protein MILYNSLSGQKEEFKPIEPNKIKMYACGVTVYDDCHIGHARTYIAFDVINRYFKYRGYDVNLVRNITDIDDKIIKRANENNESTTDLVARNIKAMHDVFDKLNILRPSSEPKATETIPEMIAMIGDLIDKGYAYQGANGDVFYRVSKFDGYGKLSKQNLDALQQGSRVDVVEEKENPLDFVLWKMSKEGEPSWDSPWGAGRPGWHIECSAMSKKLFGKTFDIHAGGSDLRFPHHENEIAQSEACNGCTFANYWMHSGMVKVNAEKMSKSLNNFFTIVDVLDEYHPEVIRYFLALTNYRSEINYSKENLDNAKASVERLFTALRDIEPVEINLPDDAEEYETKFIKAMDNDFNTPEALAVLFSLAKEINVLKTKSAYKASGYAFLLRKLCDVLGILFTSAEEYFNSATDIDVDSIQNLIDERVKAKVNKDYAKADKIRDDLLKQGIVLEDTAKGTIWKRG; encoded by the coding sequence TGTATGCATGTGGTGTCACAGTATATGATGATTGTCATATAGGACATGCTAGAACATATATAGCGTTCGATGTTATTAATAGGTATTTCAAATATAGAGGTTATGATGTAAATCTAGTTAGAAATATTACAGATATTGATGACAAAATTATCAAAAGAGCAAATGAAAATAATGAATCAACAACTGATCTTGTTGCTAGAAATATAAAAGCGATGCATGATGTTTTTGATAAGTTAAACATATTAAGACCAAGTAGCGAGCCTAAAGCAACTGAGACTATTCCAGAGATGATAGCTATGATAGGTGACCTGATTGATAAAGGATATGCTTATCAAGGAGCTAATGGAGATGTTTTCTATAGAGTGAGTAAGTTTGATGGCTATGGGAAGTTAAGTAAACAAAACCTTGATGCTTTACAGCAGGGCTCAAGAGTGGATGTGGTTGAGGAAAAAGAAAATCCTTTAGATTTTGTTCTTTGGAAAATGTCTAAAGAGGGCGAGCCTTCTTGGGATTCACCATGGGGTGCTGGTAGACCAGGTTGGCATATAGAGTGTTCAGCAATGTCTAAAAAATTATTTGGTAAGACTTTTGATATCCATGCTGGTGGGTCGGATTTGAGATTCCCTCACCATGAGAATGAGATTGCTCAGTCTGAGGCATGTAATGGATGTACTTTTGCTAATTACTGGATGCATTCAGGAATGGTAAAAGTTAATGCTGAAAAGATGTCGAAATCTTTAAATAACTTTTTTACGATAGTTGATGTGCTAGATGAATATCATCCTGAAGTTATAAGATATTTCTTGGCATTAACAAATTATAGAAGTGAAATAAACTATTCTAAAGAGAATTTAGATAATGCTAAAGCATCTGTAGAAAGGTTGTTTACAGCTCTAAGAGATATTGAGCCTGTAGAAATTAATTTACCAGATGATGCTGAAGAATATGAAACTAAGTTTATAAAAGCGATGGATAATGATTTTAATACCCCAGAAGCTTTAGCAGTATTATTTTCTTTAGCTAAAGAAATCAATGTATTGAAAACAAAAAGCGCTTACAAAGCATCAGGATATGCTTTCCTTTTGAGAAAGCTATGTGATGTATTAGGAATTTTATTTACAAGTGCTGAAGAGTACTTTAATAGTGCTACGGATATAGATGTTGATTCAATTCAAAATTTAATTGATGAAAGAGTAAAAGCTAAAGTAAATAAAGATTATGCTAAGGCAGATAAAATAAGAGATGACTTATTAAAACAAGGAATTGTTTTAGAAGATACTGCTAAAGGCACAATTTGGAAAAGAGGCTAA
- a CDS encoding PilZ domain-containing protein has protein sequence MSRLDLLKQGSSKKGGSDSKKGTTDKDLLGTAKKKHPKLEDIQDDDFLEKEELENVLDLEPEYIENNEVDSDEDTDESINVIEIDLGEVSDIKSDFVEEEILENELQEEIIEQVDDLQEEESSIVEGYSGFDYSEEDIQLEVNYIFENREDAYVKYLRVIKDGGIKIKSNKILELDSIIRVSVTLTELHEQVGCEARVISVLPKSVRAIEQDNEDAHKYWVQFIGPNASETEKVISRYLLGYKGKKQ, from the coding sequence ATGAGTAGGTTAGATTTATTAAAGCAAGGCTCATCCAAAAAGGGTGGCTCAGATTCTAAGAAAGGAACAACAGATAAAGATTTATTAGGCACTGCAAAGAAAAAGCATCCAAAGTTAGAAGATATTCAGGATGATGACTTTCTAGAAAAAGAAGAGCTTGAAAACGTCTTAGATTTGGAGCCTGAGTATATAGAAAATAATGAAGTTGATAGTGATGAAGATACAGATGAATCTATAAATGTTATTGAGATAGATTTAGGTGAAGTATCTGATATTAAAAGTGACTTCGTGGAAGAAGAAATATTAGAAAATGAGCTGCAAGAAGAAATCATTGAGCAAGTAGATGATTTACAAGAAGAGGAATCTTCTATCGTAGAAGGATATTCGGGATTTGATTATAGTGAAGAAGATATTCAGTTAGAAGTTAATTATATTTTTGAAAATAGAGAAGATGCCTATGTCAAGTATTTAAGGGTTATTAAAGATGGCGGTATTAAAATAAAGAGTAATAAAATTTTAGAATTAGATAGCATAATTAGAGTATCTGTTACTTTAACAGAACTTCATGAGCAGGTAGGTTGTGAAGCTAGAGTGATTTCTGTATTACCTAAAAGTGTCAGGGCTATAGAACAAGATAATGAAGATGCTCATAAATATTGGGTTCAGTTTATAGGACCTAATGCATCAGAAACAGAAAAAGTAATTTCTAGATATTTGTTGGGATATAAAGGTAAGAAGCAGTAA